One window of Nakaseomyces glabratus chromosome A, complete sequence genomic DNA carries:
- the TOD6 gene encoding Tod6p (CAGL0A04257g~Ortholog(s) have sequence-specific DNA binding activity, role in regulation of transcription from RNA polymerase II promoter and Rpd3L-Expanded complex, cytoplasm localization), with protein MISALMMDVGEKHGESESESDGVAAIRDKSAAAASISTPLSSNNNSDVGSPELDKVGSDGVPEPNSVSNSVSNSVSNSVSDSVSNSVSNSVSNSSNSASASQDNANAKNPSSWDPEDDILLRHLKEIKNLGWKEIALYFENRTPNACQFRWRRLKSGNLKSNKTATVDISEYNVVVKRLSEIENAQLSRSASEQPFRPPVDNNDKLANNIPVSYPGSANGNGTPLGSEMDTKLNKVVSGASPAPVAATAMLTSSSHGSVTPNGTNGTQKGKRASLHFPIIPLSRRTSVATIPSNAISGSTQSITGSVTPGSTQRSHTSLAKNKFPKARSYSHTLGPSPQLHSLKGIKFKETKTRESHGSAINDDIENENFGFIPKIIVKSRRNSFTHPPMPVGNSTNSSANTKYNPGPSGLSISPPSTFNGGSGGQYLQNASFSSNLANALNTTLITSKSRKNSFSVNSRRSSFNISSTSNSRRPSIISAPNSITNNFVINHSNSASNLHAAPKMQRKNSNVKREATSSQSLNTISSPNGKTSTENGTYENSYNTFKVQYMDNPVGHSSAFQKKAMDYASHSLDGMEPKDEGVTSCSNNSGNNSRFMPWSLEEDQLLTENKLRNLSLMELSILLPNRSENEIKWRLDTFSRNYL; from the coding sequence ATGATTTCGGCGCTGATGATGGATGTCGGCGAGAAGCACGGGGAGAGCGAGAGCGAGAGCGATGGGGTTGCTGCGATCAGAGACAAGAGTGCTGCTGCGGCGTCGATATCGACGCCGCTtagcagcaacaacaactcTGATGTTGGATCGCCCGAGCTGGATAAAGTAGGTTCCGATGGCGTGCCTGAGCCGAACTCAGTGTCAAACTCGGTGTCAAACTCGGTGTCAAACTCGGTGTCAGATTCTGTGTCAAACTCGGTGTCAAATTCTGTGTCAAACTCATCGAACTCGGCGTCCGCGTCGCAGGATAATGCGAATGCCAAGAACCCGTCGTCGTGGGACCCCGAGGACGATATACTGCTGAGACACTTGAAAGAGATTAAGAACCTGGGCTGGAAGGAGATCGCGCTGTACTTCGAGAACAGGACGCCCAACGCGTGCCAGTTCCGCTGGAGGCGGCTGAAGTCAGGAAACCTGAAGTCTAACAAGACTGCGACGGTGGACATCTCGGAGTACAACGTGGTGGTGAAGAGACTCTCCGAGATCGAGAACGCTCAGCTCAGCAGAAGCGCCTCAGAGCAGCCATTTAGACCCCCAGTGGATAATAACGATAAGCTGGCCAATAACATTCCTGTAAGTTATCCCGGGTCTGCTAACGGAAACGGAACTCCCTTGGGTTCCGAGATGGATACGAAGCTGAACAAAGTAGTATCGGGCGCCAGCCCTGCTCCTGTTGCTGCTACTGCTATGTTGACTTCTTCTAGCCACGGGTCGGTGACCCCAAACGGCACTAACGGCACTCAAAAGGGGAAAAGGGCAAGCTTGCACTTCCCCATTATTCCTCTCTCGAGAAGAACATCAGTGGCTACCATTCCTAGTAACGCCATATCGGGTTCCACGCAGTCTATTACAGGCTCTGTGACGCCCGGTTCCACTCAGAGAAGTCATACATCGTTAGCGAAAAATAAGTTCCCAAAGGCAAGGTCTTACTCTCATACGTTGGGACCATCACCACAGTTACATTCATTGAAAGGTATCAAATTTAAAGAGACGAAGACCAGAGAATCACATGGTAGCGCAattaatgatgatattgagaACGAAAACTTCGGTTTCATTCCAAAGATAATAGTAAAATCTAGAAGGAACTCGTTTACACACCCACCTATGCCTGTAGGGAATAGCACAAATAGCTCagcaaatacaaaatacaaCCCTGGTCCTTCAGGCTTATCAATTTCTCCACCATCAACTTTTAAcggtggctctggtgggCAGTACCTTCAAAATGCATCCTTTTCTTCGAACTTAGCCAATGCTTTGAATACAACATTGATTACTTCGAAGTCCAGgaaaaattcattttcaGTAAACTCTAGAAGGTCGTCATTCAACATTTCTAGTACTTCAAACTCTAGAAGGCCTTCTATAATATCGGCACCGAACTCTATAACGAATAATTTTGTTATAAATCATAGTAACTCCGCCAGTAATTTACATGCAGCCCCAAAGATGCAACGGAAAAACTCAAACGTGAAAAGAGAAGCCACAAGTTCACAGTCTCTTAACACAATTAGCTCACCTAATGGTAAGACTTCTACAGAGAATGGGACATATGAGAACTCATATAACACTTTCAAGGTTCAATACATGGATAATCCAGTTGGTCATAGTTCTGCCtttcaaaagaaagctATGGACTATGCTTCTCATTCTTTAGATGGGATGGAACCTAAGGACGAAGGTGTTACTAGTTGTAGTAATAATAGTGGTAATAATTCCAGATTCATGCCTTGGT
- a CDS encoding 3'-5'-exodeoxyribonuclease (CAGL0A04279g~Ortholog(s) have 3'-5'-exodeoxyribonuclease activity, endonuclease activity, role in apoptotic DNA fragmentation, cellular response to oxidative stress and cytosol, nucleus localization) produces MSIARRMRFYDIALNLTDPMFFGVYRGKQKHEPDTYELLHRAYDAGVHASMVTGSSIEGSIDAISLVKRLSHKDHIQMKLFYTVGVHPCTVNEFMAHTMDGAFNIHEASNDSDHNDRLYRQVIENPQLAVPKLRELHLLQEKAMHDPHFRAVGEIGLDYDRLNYSSKEMQMLFFEEQLKIACMAAPSKPLFLHMRNCAADFISILRKFINGFTDTEDTFNWIQIAPHRNIKHGSTYYKLDPTVKFVVHSFTDSLEDMKELLALSPNCYIGINGCSLRDQTNIESVRQLPLERLLLETDAPWCEIRPSHASSAYLQGYDGSRYKHVKKEKLDECLRKDETNVLVKSRNEPCNMEQVAVVIANIKELPVEEVAERAWENSCDIYGL; encoded by the coding sequence ATGTCAATTGCCAGGAGGATGCGGTTCTATGACATCGCGCTGAACCTCACTGACCCCATGTTCTTTGGGGTCTACAGAGGCAAGCAGAAGCACGAACCAGATACGTACGAGCTCTTGCACAGGGCTTACGACGCTGGAGTGCACGCCTCTATGGTTACGGGGTCCTCCATCGAGGGCTCAATCGACGCCATCAGCCTGGTGAAACGGCTCTCACACAAGGACCACATACAGATGAAACTGTTCTACACCGTAGGCGTGCACCCATGCACGGTCAATGAGTTCATGGCGCATACCATGGACGGTGCATTCAACATACACGAGGCCTCAAACGACTCAGACCACAACGACCGCCTGTACAGACAGGTTATAGAGAACCCGCAACTGGCGGTGCCGAAACTCAGAGAGCTGCACCTCTTGCAAGAGAAGGCCATGCACGACCCGCACTTTCGAGCAGTCGGCGAAATAGGGCTCGACTACGACAGACTCAACTACAGCTCAAAGGAGATGCAGATGCTCTTCTTCGAGGAACAACTGAAGATCGCATGCATGGCCGCCCCATCTAAACCACTCTTCCTGCACATGCGCAACTGCGCCGCTGACTTCATCAGCATCCTAAGGAAATTCATCAACGGGTTCACCGACACCGAGGACACTTTCAACTGGATCCAAATCGCCCCACATAGAAACATAAAGCACGGCAGCACTTACTACAAACTGGACCCGACGGTGAAATTCGTAGTGCACTCGTTCACTGACTCCCTCGAAGACATGAAAGAACTCCTGGCCCTCTCCCCAAATTGCTACATAGGCATCAACGGCTGCTCCTTGAGAGACCAAACAAACATTGAGTCCGTGAGACAACTGCCTCTCGAGAGACTGTTGCTGGAGACTGACGCACCATGGTGTGAAATCAGACCTTCTCACGCATCAAGCGCTTACCTCCAAGGCTATGATGGCTCACGGTACAAGCATGTCAAGAAGGAGAAACTAGACGAATGCTTGAGGAAGGACGAAACTAACGTGCTCGTAAAATCGAGAAACGAACCTTGCAACATGGAACAAGTAGCTGTAGTGATAGCTAATATAAAGGAGCTCCCTGTGGAAGAAGTAGCTGAACGAGCATGGGAAAACTCTTGTGACATATATGGAttgtaa
- the PTC3 gene encoding type 2C protein phosphatase PTC3 (CAGL0A04301g~Ortholog(s) have MAP kinase serine/threonine phosphatase activity), producing the protein MGQILSNPVIDKETESGSDKWTAYAVCAMQGWRMSMEDTHIAQLNLNADESSGHVALYSVFDGHGGSYVANFCGERMEKIVKSQKSYETGDLAQVLTDAYLAADEQLATQSSISDDHSGCTATSVLISKEKGVIICGNAGDSRTVLSSGGLAKALSFDHKPTLPGETARITAANGFVQMSRVNGNLALSRAIGDFEYKSNPKLLPHEQMVTCVPDVIEHKLDFENDEFVILACDGIWDCLSSQECVDMVHYGIQKTELSLLEITSRIVDICCAPSTEGSGIGCDNMSIIVVALLKDSETLEQWFERMRAKNYSYSTTFEQKRKEVFSFYNFAKNQETGDEDVFAITAPRSAPGSKLNGNQERGVTAKGPVDTSKNGKSPGVIDFTSLESLLEAGIKISQSPNNVQHFQGSALADMLASLSEAAAGETSPSEKNDDIEFTESTHANPEESIGH; encoded by the coding sequence ATGGGGCAAATTCTTTCGAACCCAGTCATTGATAAAGAGACAGAGTCTGGTAGCGACAAATGGACAGCATATGCTGTCTGTGCTATGCAAGGATGGCGTATGTCGATGGAGGATACGCATATCGCCCAATTAAACTTGAACGCCGATGAATCATCTGGCCATGTGGCTCTATACAGTGTGTTTGACGGCCATGGGGGTTCCTACGTGGCTAACTTCTGCGGTGAACGTATGGAGAAGATAGTCAAGTCTCAGAAGAGCTATGAAACTGGTGATCTTGCTCAGGTTTTAACGGATGCCTACTTGGCTGCTGATGAACAGCTGGCAACGCAGTCTTCCATTAGTGATGACCATAGTGGCTGTACCGCCACCTCTGTTCTAATCTCAAAGGAAAAGGGTGTAATTATCTGCGGTAATGCTGGTGACAGTAGAACAGTGTTATCGTCTGGTGGTCTTGCAAAAGCATTATCATTTGATCACAAACCTACTCTTCCGGGTGAAACTGCAAGAATTACAGCAGCTAATGGTTTCGTTCAAATGAGTAGAGTAAACGGTAACTTGGCATTATCGCGTGCCATTGGTGACTTTGAATACAAGTCCAATCCAAAGCTTTTACCTCATGAGCAAATGGTCACATGTGTCCCAGATGTAATTGAACACAAGCTAGACTTTGAGAATGATGAGTTCGTTATTTTGGCTTGTGATGGTATCTGGGATTGTCTGTCCTCTCAAGAGTGTGTCGATATGGTACACTATGGTATTCAAAAAACGGAGTTATCCTTGCTAGAGATTACATCGCGAATCGTCGACATTTGTTGTGCGCCAAGCACAGAAGGCTCTGGTATTGGTTGTGACAATATGAgtattattgttgtagCTTTATTGAAAGACTCTGAAACATTGGAGCAATGGTTTGAGCGCATGCGGGCAAAGAATTACTCTTATTCGACTACTTTTGAACAAAAGAGAAAGGAGGTTTTCTCATTCTATAATTTCGCAAAGAATCAAGAAACaggtgatgaagatgttTTTGCTATTACGGCTCCTAGATCAGCACCTGGTTCAAAATTGAATGGAAACCAAGAGAGAGGGGTAACAGCTAAGGGACCAGTGGATACGTCAAAAAATGGCAAGTCACCTGGAGTCATAGACTTTACCTCGCTGGAATCGTTACTCGAGGCAGGTATCAAAATCAGCCAAAGTCCAAATAATGTTCAGCATTTTCAAGGCTCTGCACTTGCGGATATGTTAGCATCGTTGAGCGAAGCTGCTGCTGGAGAAACCAGTCCAAGTGAAAAGAACGATGATATTGAGTTTACGGAAAGCACACATGCCAACCCTGAAGAATCAATTGGCCACTAA
- the PTH2 gene encoding aminoacyl-tRNA hydrolase (CAGL0A04323g~Ortholog(s) have aminoacyl-tRNA hydrolase activity, role in negative regulation of proteasomal ubiquitin-dependent protein catabolic process and mitochondrial outer membrane localization), translated as MGSNIIPSFFGIAVASLATGYYLGTLSNGDLLSRKKKENRKPTKDEILKKCKETAEATANAESEDEEETDDEDYDEGELSDEEIESLSLNDIPGEVRMALVIRQDLGMQKGKVAAQCAHAALSCFRLIATDPNKMSYNPELTKRWLRHGQAKITLKCPDKEKMDELYAMAISLGVNAAVIHDAGRTQIAAGSATVLGLGPAPKAVLDQITGELKLY; from the coding sequence ATGGGGAGCAATATAATACCATCATTTTTCGGCATTGCTGTAGCTTCTTTGGCGACTGGTTACTATTTAGGCACCTTGAGCAATGGCGACTTACTAAGTcgcaagaagaaagagaacaGAAAACCAACTAAGGATGagatattgaagaaatgtAAAGAAACTGCTGAGGCAACTGCAAATGCTGAAAGCGAAGACGAGGAAGAGACTGACGATGAGGATTACGACGAAGGCGAGCTAAGTGACGAGGAAATCGAGTCTCTTTCCCTAAACGATATACCAGGTGAAGTAAGAATGGCTCTTGTAATCCGTCAAGATCTTGGTATGCAAAAGGGTAAAGTTGCCGCTCAATGTGCCCACGCAGCGCTATCATGCTTCCGTTTGATAGCTACTGATCCAAACAAAATGTCATACAACCCAGAACTAACAAAGAGGTGGCTAAGACACGGTCAAGCCAAGATTACATTGAAATGCCCTGACAAGGAGAAAATGGATGAACTATACGCAATGGCCATTTCCTTGGGTGTTAATGCTGCTGTCATCCACGATGCTGGTAGAACTCAAATTGCAGCAGGAAGCGCCACCGTACTAGGTCTTGGCCCTGCTCCTAAAGCAGTCTTGGATCAGATCACTGGTGAGTTGAAACTGTACTAA
- the SHP1 gene encoding protein phosphatase regulator SHP1 (CAGL0A04345g~Ortholog(s) have protein phosphatase regulator activity, ubiquitin binding activity) → MSDSDKVIQQFMTLTDRSIDVAREYLEQYDNDLGGALNAYYASQMESEEEQRENDERWGPTRESPRPSSAEGTSSRALSQSSEPVKYDSKKNSKFMSFSQMVKSNGGSGDDDDDDDKRNTFAGGEVSGLEVTDPNDSNNIIKDLLEKAKRGGESLSQEESENKRSAQHFIGKGYRLGSSVGETNQVVEDNTESGRRTPERVTRDITFWKEGFQVGEGELYRYDDPANSFYLNELNQGRAPLKLLNVEFGQEVDVNVHKKLDESYKPPKRKIEGFHGRGQRLGSPVPGDAPEPAVATATQAVPKTETKAEKTEEVPKGDSSIQIRYASGKREIFRCNATDSVRSLYEYVSSNTTDKSRQFTLNHAFPVKPIENSDISVEEAGLVNAVVVQRWK, encoded by the coding sequence ATGTCCGATTCTGATAAAGTCATTCAGCAGTTCATGACATTGACCGATAGGTCTATTGATGTCGCCAGAGAGTATCTGGAGCAGTACGACAACGATTTGGGTGGTGCATTGAATGCTTACTATGCTTCGCAGATGGAATCTGAGGAGGAGCAAAGGGAGAACGATGAGAGATGGGGTCCTACACGTGAATCGCCAAGACCAAGCTCAGCGGAAGGGACCAGCAGTAGAGCACTTTCTCAATCTTCCGAGCCAGTTAAATATGATAGTAAGAAGAACAGTAAATTCATGAGTTTCTCCCAAATGGTAAAGAGCAACGGTGGGAGTGGTGAcgacgatgacgatgatgataagAGAAATACCTTCGCCGGTGGTGAAGTATCTGGACTGGAGGTAACTGATCCTAACGACTCAAACAACATTATCAAGGACCTGTTGGAGAAAGCCAAGAGAGGTGGTGAGAGTCTTTCGCAAGAAGAATCAGAGAACAAGAGAAGCGCACAGCATTTCATAGGTAAAGGATACAGATTGGGGTCTTCCGTAGGCGAAACGAACCAAGTTGTTGAAGATAACACTGAAAGTGGCAGAAGGACACCTGAGCGTGTAACCAGAGATATAACATTCTGGAAGGAAGGTTTTCAAGTTGGCGAAGGTGAATTGTACAGGTATGACGACCCTGCCAACAGTTTTTACTTGAATGAATTGAACCAAGGTAGGGCAcctttgaaattattgaatGTAGAGTTTGGACAAGAGGTCGATGTTAATGTTCATAAGAAACTTGATGAATCATATAAGCCTCCAAAGAGGAAGATAGAGGGATTCCATGGTAGAGGACAGAGATTAGGATCTCCTGTGCCTGGTGATGCTCCAGAACCCGCTGTGGCAACTGCAACACAGGCTGTTCCAAAGACAGAGACTAAAGCAGAAAAAACAGAGGAAGTACCAAAAGGTGACTCTTCTATTCAAATAAGGTATGCTAGTGGGAAAAGGGAAATTTTCCGTTGTAATGCAACCGACAGTGTGAGATCTCTATATGAATATGTTTCAAGCAACACTACCGACAAATCAAGACAATTCACATTAAACCATGCTTTCCCAGTCAAGCCGATTGAGAATTCTGATATCTCTGTCGAGGAGGCTGGCCTGGTGAATGCTGTCGTTGTCCAAAGATGGAAATAA
- the IAI11 gene encoding Iai11p (CAGL0A04367g~Ortholog(s) have mitochondrion localization) — protein MVEQQVPLRYQDRRKTEMLRFFGATMVTLVSCRLLMGKVAPKKVDSSLLRRTNFMSNHKPFTGTTSEKTGKDISMGLLYTTGMITGLISMGITGSCWNNDITTVDEFRERFRLDKEYLND, from the coding sequence ATGGTTGAACAGCAGGTACCGCTGCGGTATCAAGACAGAAGGAAAACGGAAATGCTCCGTTTCTTCGGGGCCACAATGGTGACGCTTGTGAGCTGTCGGTTGTTGATGGGTAAAGTAGCCCCCAAGAAAGTTGATAGCTCTTTGTTAAGACGGACTAATTTTATGAGCAATCATAAACCTTTCACTGGGACCACAAGCGAGAAAACAGGGAAAGACATATCGATGGGACTGCTCTACACCACAGGTATGATAACAGGGCTGATCTCCATGGGTATAACTGGTTCCTGTTGGAATAACGATATAACCACGGTTGATGAGTTTAGAGAACGGTTTAGACTCGATAAGGAATACCTTAATGATTAA
- the CMC2 gene encoding Cmc2p (CAGL0A04389g~Ortholog(s) have role in mitochondrial respiratory chain complex assembly and mitochondrial intermembrane space, nucleus localization) → MHPQLEAQRFHSCLDYIEALDKCHQKEYYKRMLGLCNNEKDALTQCLKQASAETKKKAIQENKLKRDKLESKWRKIEEEEYGEDAILKMILDRELKKREGK, encoded by the exons ATGCATCCACAACTAGAGGCTCAGAGGTTTCATT CATGCCTAGACTATATTGAAGCTCTTGACAAATGTCATCAGAAGGAGTACTACAAGCGTATGCTTGGACTATGTAATAATGAGAAGGATGCCCTAACACAGTGTTTGAAGCAGGCCAGTGCCGAGACCAAAAAGAAGGCTATCCAGGAGAACAAGTTGAAAAGAGACAAGCTCGAATCCAAATGGAGGAAGATcgaggaagaagaatacGGTGAGGACGCTATCCTGAAGATGATCCTGGACAGAGagttaaagaaaagagaaggTAAATaa
- the SKT5 gene encoding Skt5p (CAGL0A04411g~Ortholog(s) have enzyme activator activity and role in cellular protein localization, division septum assembly, fungal-type cell wall chitin biosynthetic process, regulation of fungal-type cell wall beta-glucan biosynthetic process): protein MSHPYRQQLGEYGSRTSFDNSGQSLGIDISKIKDDIISTSSSLPRRPELFDDDEEYSSSNNVAAEDNNFDQSFNSTISSGARNMSSTSLSGNNVRKIRSKSVDLSHMYLLNGSHDTQLTFTNESVADLSHKVVSQYLSSGNNDPDTNPLVPRLKTIEMYRENVKKSKDPNVLFQYAQYMLQTALTMDPECMNSTGKDEDAAELKKKFLKDAHHYLKKLSTKGYVDAQYLLGDALASGAFGKKDNKEAYTLFQAAAKHGHVESAYRTAHCLEEGLGTTRDARKALNFLKFAASRNHPSAMYKLGVYSFYGRMGLPSDVNTKQNGIKWLSRAAARANELTCAAPYELAKIYEVGFLDILIPDNKYALELYVQAATLGHVPSCTLLGQRYETGDEFLPQDTSLSVHYYTQAALKGDPVAMLGLCAWYLVGAEPAFDKDENEAFEWALRAANLKYPKAQYTLGYFYEHGKGCEKNAEIAWKWYARAAANNDKRAINKMNSKSKDDVTSTFKKGHQKSRSVNTLNLFAKMDDEPEYKPQESTFNNEFNTNSRDDLDGGRHNLSKSNDNYGSLPTPQINYFSAPNSAEQSPAISKQSANGKASNNTGRLHRSTPQNDIRVIQNTQFKSEEDHLNKELPSHSQEQNSKEKKKKKNKKDCIIM from the coding sequence ATGAGCCACCCATACCGTCAACAACTTGGGGAGTATGGTTCGAGAACCAGCTTTGATAACAGCGGACAGTCGCTTGGCATCGACATAAGTAAGATAAAAGACGATATAATATCGACATCATCTTCTCTACCGAGGAGACCAGAACTGtttgatgacgatgaagaatATAGCAGCTCTAACAACGTCGCAGCTGAAGACAATAACTTCGATCAGTCATTCAACTCCACAATATCAAGCGGAGCAAGGAATATGAGTTCAACTAGCTTGAGTGGTAACAACGTAAGAAAAATACGATCAAAGTCTGTGGATTTGTCACATATGTACCTGCTGAATGGTAGTCATGACACACAACTAACGTTCACCAACGAATCCGTGGCTGACCTGTCACACAAAGTAGTGAGTCAATACCTGAGTAGTGGAAACAATGACCCAGACACCAACCCATTAGTCCCTAGATTGAAAACTATCGAAATGTACAGAGAAAATgtcaagaaatcaaaagacCCTAACGTTTTATTCCAGTACGCTCAGTATATGTTACAAACTGCCCTCACAATGGATCCCGAATGTATGAACTCTACTGGAAAGGATGAAGACGCTGcagaattgaagaaaaagttCCTAAAGGATGCACACCATTACTTAAAGAAACTCAGTACAAAAGGGTATGTAGATGCTCAATATTTACTAGGTGATGCATTAGCATCCGGAGCATTTGGTAAGAAAGATAACAAAGAGGCATATACTCTATTTCAGGCTGCTGCCAAACATGGCCATGTGGAAAGTGCCTACAGAACTGCACATTGTCTAGAAGAAGGACTAGGTACTACCAGAGACGCAAGAAAAGCCTTGAACTTTTTAAAATTTGCTGCTAGCAGAAACCATCCTTCAGCTATGTATAAACTTGGTGTTTACTCATTTTATGGTCGGATGGGGCTACCATCTGATGTTAACACAAAACAGAATGGTATTAAGTGGCTATCGAGAGCAGCAGCTAGAGCAAATGAGCTGACATGTGCCGCACCATATGAACTTGCGAAGATCTACGAGGTTGGCTTTTTAGATATTCTTATTCCTGATAATAAATACGCGCTTGAACTTTACGTGCAGGCTGCAACATTAGGCCATGTTCCTTCTTGTACGTTATTGGGACAAAGGTACGAAACAGGTGACGAATTCTTACCCCAAGATACTAGTTTATCTGTGCATTATTATACACAAGCTGCATTAAAAGGTGATCCAGTTGCAATGCTGGGTCTGTGCGCATGGTATTTAGTAGGTGCTGAGCCTGCATTTGATAAAGACGAAAATGAGGCATTCGAGTGGGCTCTTAGAGCTGCCAACCTTAAATACCCAAAAGCTCAATATACATTGGGCTATTTTTACGAGCATGGTAAAGGATGTGAAAAGAACGCTGAGATTGCCTGGAAATGGTATGCAAGAGCTGCAGCCAATAATGACAAACGTGCgataaataaaatgaatTCGAAATCAAAAGATGACGTTACCTCAACATTTAAGAAAGGCCATCAGAAGTCAAGAAGTGTAAATACCCTAAATTTGTTTGCAAAGATGGATGATGAACCCGAGTATAAACCACAAGAATCAACATTTAACAATGAGTTCAACACTAATAGTCGAGACGATTTAGATGGAGGACGACATAACTTATCCAAATCAAATGACAATTATGGAAGTTTACCTACTCCTCAGATAAATTATTTCTCCGCTCCAAACAGTGCAGAACAATCGCCCGCCATCAGTAAGCAAAGTGCAAATGGCAAAGCTTCCAACAACACAGGCCGACTACACAGATCCACTCCACAAAATGATATACGCGTAATTCAAAACACACAGTTTAAATCAGAGGAGGATCATTTAAACAAGGAACTTCCCTCACATTCCCAGGAACAGAACAGcaaggagaagaagaaaaaaaagaataagaaagatTGCATAATTATGTGA
- the PRX1 gene encoding thioredoxin peroxidase PRX1 (CAGL0A04433g~Ortholog(s) have thioredoxin peroxidase activity and role in cell redox homeostasis, cellular response to oxidative stress, response to cadmium ion, sporocarp development involved in sexual reproduction), with product MSTFMRQYARNMARVPVSTRLNAQRFACANYRFYSEKTNYKQADQPRLRINSSAPNFDADTSHGKINLYDYLGDSWGILFSHPADFTPVCTTEMGAFAKMKPQFDKRGVKLLGLSVEDAESHRKWIKDIEEINGIDKFGFPIIADTKRHVAFLYDMCDEEGFGNINDGSLTTVRSVYVIDPAKKIRVIFTYPSQVGRNTAEVLRVIDALQTADKHGVVTPGNWSPNDDVIIPPKVSDAEASEKFGDFKTVKSYLRYTKLK from the coding sequence ATGTCTACATTCATGCGCCAGTATGCCAGAAACATGGCAAGAGTTCCAGTCTCTACCAGATTGAACGCACAGAGATTTGCCTGTGCCAACTATAGATTCTACTCCGAGAAGACCAACTACAAGCAAGCAGACCAGCCAAGATTGAGAATCAACTCCAGCGCACCAAACTTTGATGCTGACACATCTCATGGTAAGATCAACTTGTATGACTACTTGGGAGACTCCTGGGGTATTCTATTTTCCCACCCAGCTGACTTCACGCCTGTCTGTACCACTGAGATGGGAGCTTTCGCCAAGATGAAACCACAATTCGACAAGAGAGGCGTCAAGTTGCTTGGACTATCTGTCGAAGATGCTGAATCTCACCGCAAGTGGATTAAGGACATTGAAGAGATAAATGGCATTGATAAGTTCGGTTTCCCTATCATCGCCGACACCAAGAGACACGTTGCCTTCTTGTATGACATGTGCGATGAAGAAGGGTTCGGCAATATCAATGATGGTTCCCTGACCACCGTGAGATCCGTCTATGTCATTGATCCAGCTAAGAAGATCAGAGTCATCTTCACTTACCCATCGCAAGTCGGCAGAAACACTGCTGAAGTGCTAAGAGTAATCGATGCCTTGCAAACCGCAGACAAGCACGGCGTGGTTACACCAGGCAACTGGTCTCCAAACGACGATGTGATCATCCCACCAAAGGTCTCTGACGCAGAAGCCTCTGAGAAGTTCGGTGACTTCAAGACAGTCAAGTCCTACCTACGTTACACAAAGTTGAAATAA